A stretch of DNA from Sphingopyxis sp. MWB1:
CAAGCTCGGTGGTCGGAAAATGGCGCGCCAGTTCCAGCGGCGTCACGCTTCCCATATCCGACCCGTCGCTGGCGTCGAGCACATAGGGAAAGGGGATTTGCTGCCCGGTGCGCGTAACCGACAGCGTCACGTCATAATGGCGAACCAGCAGGCTGAGCTGATCGCGCAGATAATCGGCGAACAAATCGGGGCGCGTCACCGTGGTTTCAAAAACCCCGGCGCGCTCGAAACGGCCAAAGGAAAGATTATGCCCCCGCTGCCCCTCGCGCGGCTCGCCCGTGGTGACAAGGCGCAGTGCGGGATAATCGAAAAGGCCCGTGGCAGCCGCATCGGCGGGGGGCAAGGTGCCATCGCGCACATAAGCGGCAATGGCTTTTTTGAGATTGCCTACCGATTCGCGAAAGGCGGCCTGCAATTCGTCGATGATGGCGTCGACGCGTGCGTTGATGTCGGAATTTTCTTGTGATGATGTGGATGTCATCGCGACGCTGTTGCACGAAATTATGACAAAAAGAAAGGGGACGGTCGCCCGCCCCCCTCCTTTTACGTCAAGATGGCGCCGGTCGGCGCCTCTCATATGTCGTGCTTACAGCTGTTCCAGCATATGATCAGCGCTCGACACCTTGAACTCACCGGGCGCCTCGACATTGAGCTGCTCGACGACGCCGTCGTTGACGACCATCGAGAAACGCTGGCCGCGCTTGCCCATGCCGAATGCCTTGCCATCCATGGTAAGACCAACGGCTTCGGCGAAATCGCCATTGCCGTCAGCAAGCATGGTGATCGCATCGGCATTGGCGCCCTTGCCCCACGCGCCCATGACAAAGGCGTCATTGACCGCGGTGCAGGCAATTTCGTCGATTCCCTTTGCTTTCAGTGCATCGGCCTTTTCGACGAAGCCCGGCAGATGCTTGGCCGAACAGGTCGGGGTAAAGGCGCCGGGGACCGAAAAAAGCGCAACCTTGCGCCCTTTGAAATAATCGGCGGTGCTCACCTGTTCGGGTCCATTTTCGGTCGCCTTGACCAAAGTCGTTTCAGGCAGCTTGTCTCCGGGTTTGATCGTCATCGCGGCATCCTTTTGCTAGAGGGGATAATGGTGGACGCAGACATTGGGTGAGCAAGGCGCTGAGTCAAGCGGTGGCATGTTGATGGACGCCCTTGCCCCGCCTGTGCGAGCAGAAAGAGGCGATTAACCATAAAGCAAGGCTTGGCTGAGTAATTTTGTCCAAGTCGCCGCTTTTCCCTTGCGGCGAGGCGACGGCGTTGCCACCTTAATTGTGTGGGGCGGCCCTCCCCGGCCGTCCCCCGCAAGGAGAATGACCCATGCCGTCCTTTTCGGAGAGCCTCGAAAAGACCCTGCACAATGCGCTGAAAGCCGCATCGGAACGTCATCATGAATATGCGACACTGGAACATTTGCTCCACGCGCTGATCGACGACGACCATGCTGCCGAAGTGATGCGCGCCTGCGGCGTCGCGCTGGTCGACCTGCAATCGGCGGTGGTGCATTATCTCGATACCGAACTCGACAGCCTGCGGGTCGAGGGGCATAGCGACCCTTCCCCCACCAGCGGATTTCAGCGTGTCGTGCAGCGCGCGATCCTGCACGTCCAGTCCTCGGGCAAGGATGAGGTGACGGGCGCCAACGTGCTGGTCGCCCTCTTTTCCGAACGCGAATCCTATGCCGTCTATTTCCTGCAGCAGCAGGACCTGACCCGTCTCGATGCCGTCTCCTATCTCAGCCACGGGGTCGGCAAGGGCGGCAAGCCCGCCGCGCAGGCCGAGGCAGAGGAAAAAGAAGAAACAAAGGACAAGGATGCGGCGAAGAACAAGAAGGAAACCGCGCTCGACCAGTTCACCGTCAACCTCAACGAAAAAGCGAAGGGCGGGAAAGTCGATCCGCTGATCGGCCGCAACGCCGAGGTGGATCGCACGATCCAGATCCTGTGCCGTCGCAGCAAGAACAACCCCCTCTATGTCGGTGACCCCGGCGTCGGCAAAACCGCGATTGCCGAGGGGCTGGCGCGCAAGATTATCGAGGGCGAAGTGCCCGACGTGCTCAAGGAAGCGGTCATTTATTCGCTCGACATGGGCGCGCTGCTCGCGGGCACCCGCTATCGCGGTGATTTTGAGGAACGGCTGAAGCAGGTCGTCACCGAACTGGAAGGCCTGCCGCACGCCATATTGTTCATCGACGAGATTCACACCGTCATCGGCGCGGGCGCGACGAGCGGCGGGGCGATGGATGCGTCCAACCTTCTGAAACCCGCGCTGTCGGGCGGCGTCATCCGTTGCATCGGGTCGACGACTTATAAAGAGTTTCGCAATCATTTCGAAAAGGACCGCGCGCTGCTGCGCCGGTTCCAGAAGATCGACGTGATCGAGCCGAGCCTGGAGGACACCAAGAAAATCCTCGCCGGTCTGCGCGACGCCTTTGAAAAGCATCATAGCGTCAAATATACTGCGGATGCGATCAACGCCGCGGTCGACCTGTCCGCGCGCTATATCAATGATCGCAAATTGCCTGACAAAGCGATCGACGTGATCGACGAGGTGGGCGCGATGCAGATGCTCGTCGCCCCGTCGAAGCGGCGCAAGACAATCACCGCCAAGGAGATCGAAGCCGTGATCGCGACCATGGCGCGCATCCCGCCCAAATCGGTATCGAGCGATGACAAGAAGCTGCTCGAAACGCTGGAAACCGATTTAAAGCGCGTGGTGTTCGGCCAGAACACCGCGATCGAAGTGCTATCTTCGGCGATCAAGCTCAGCCGTGCGGGCCTGCGCGATCCCGAAAAGCCGATCGGCAATTATCTGTTCAGCGGGCCGACCGGCGTCGGCAAGACCGAGGTCGCCAAACAATTGGCGTCAATCATGGGCATTCCGCTCCAGCGCTTTGACATGAGCGAATATATGGAGCGCCATTCGGTGAGCCGCCTGATCGGTGCGCCTCCGGGCTATGTCGGTTACGACCAGGGCGGACTGCTCACCGATGCGATCGACCAGAATCCGCATTGCGTTCTGCTGCTCGACGAGATTGAAAAGGCGCACCCGGACCTGTTCAACATCCTGCTGCAGGTGATGGACAATGGCCGCCTGACCGACCACCACGGCAAGACGGTCGATTTCCGCAATGTCATCCTGATCATGACGACCAATGCAGGCGCAAGCGACATGGCGCGCGAGTCGATCGGCTTTGGCAATGCGACGCGCGAGGATGTGCAGGAAGAGGCGGTGAAGAAGATGTTCACCCCCGAATTCCGCAACCGCCTCGATGCTATTGTCCCCTTCGGCTATCTGCCGCCGGAGGTCGTCGCGCGCGTGGTCGACAAGTTCATCCTGGAGCTCGAACTCCAGCTTGCCGACCGCAATGTCCATATCCAGCTCGACGAGGCGGCGCGCGAATGGCTGACCGCCAAGGGCTATGACAAGCTTTATGGCGCGCGCCCCATGGGCCGGTTGATCCAGGAAAAGATCAAGCAGCCGCTCGCCGAGGAACTGCTTTTCGGCAAGCTCGTCCATGGCGGTGAGGTCAAGGTGAAAATGAAGAAGGAAGAGGATGCCAAGGTCGGCAATCCGCTCGCCTTTGAAATCACCCCCACCCCGCCCAAGGGCGCCAAGGGCAAAGGCAAGGCCAAAACCCAGGACAGTGACACCGAAAAGACGGCGGACTGAGCCCATAGCCCCTCCCCAGTGGGGAGGGGCTTACTCCCCTCGCAATCGCCCCCCGTTTCGCCTATATCATTCCCATGTATAATTATGTCTCCGTAACCGCTGCCGAAGCGGGCGCCCCGACCGCCGTGCGCGACGGCACGATCAAGCTGCATGATGCGGCAGGTTTTGCCGGGATGCGCAAGGCCGGGCGGCTGTCGGCCGAAATCCTCGACGCGCTTGTTCCCTTTATCCAGCCCGGCGTGACCACCGCCGCCATCGACGCCAAGGTGCGCGAGATGATGCTGGCGGGCGGCGGCATCCCCGCAACGCTCGGCTATCGCGGCTTTACCCATAGCTGCTGCACCAGCATCAACCATGTCGTGTGCCACGGCATTCCCGACGACAAGCCGCTGCGCGATGGCGACATCATCAATGTCGACGTCACCAGCATCATCGACGGCTGGCACGGCGACACCAGCCGCATGTATCTGGTCGGCGACGTCGGTATCAAGGCGCGGCGGCTGGTCGAGGTGACGTATGAAAGCCTGATGCTGGGCATCGAACAGGCAAAGCCCGGCAACACCATCGGCGACATTGCCCATGCGATCCAGCAATATGCCGAAAAGCATCGCTATTCGGTGGTCCGCGACTTTTGCGGCCATGGGCTGGGGCAATTGTTCCACGATGCGCCCGAGGTCGTCCATGCCGGCCGCCCCGGCACCGGGCCGGAGCTTCGCCCCGGCATGTTCTTCACCATCGAACCGATGATCAACACGGGCAAATATGCGGTCAAGATGCTCCCCGACGGCTGGACCGCGGTAACCCGCGACCGCTCCTTGTCGGCGCAGTTCGAACATAGCATCGGCATTACCGAAGATGGCTGCGAGATCTTCACCGCCAGCCCCAAGGGGCTGAACGCGCCGCCTTGGCAGTAACGGGACACAGCGTCTCCTCAACACTGCCGGGAGCTGCGCTGACCGCTCCCGCCGCCCCTCACCCATCAAATGCCCATAAATTAGGCAGCCTCGCGCCATGCCTGCACAAGCCTTGGGCAGAGGCGCGGGCGGCGGAGTGAAAACTTCGCCAATGGCCGCGATTCGCCAATTGGCACGGCTCTTGATTGGTGCAAGATGGCGGGGACCGCACCGACTCATGGCGCAAGACCGGACCAGGCGGGCCTGATCCGGCCTTGGCTGCGAGCAGCAAAGACCGGCCCAAAGGGGAAGAGAAGCGTGAAGAAAATTGAGGCGATCATCAAACCGTTCAAGCTCGACGAGGTGAAGGAGGCGCTGCACGATGTCGGCGTCAGCGGCATCACCGTCACCGAGGCGAAGGGTTTTGGCCGTCAGAAGGGACATACCGAATTATATCGCGGCGCCGAATATGTCGTCGACTTCCTGCCCAAGGTGAAGCTGGAAGTGGTTGTCGAGGACGGGCTGGCCGAACGGGTGGTCGAGGCGATTGCCGCCGCCGCCCAGACGGGGCGCATCGGCGATGGCAAGATTTTCGTCATGCCCATCGAAGGCGCGCTGCGCATTCGCACCGGCGAACGCGACGAGGATGCGCTTTAAACCCCACCCCATAACCAACAGGTTCAACGTGGCCGGGACAGCCCGGACGATTACGGAAAGAAGGAAGACAAGATGGCGACCAAGCCCAAGGATATCATCGCGCGGATCAAGGAAAATGACATTGAGTGGGTCGACCTGCGCTTCACCGATCCCAAGGGCAAATGGCAGCATCTGACCATGTGCGCCGGCGTGATCGACGAAGATTCGCTGGAAGACGGGCTGATGTTCGACGGTTCGTCGATCGCCGGGTGGAAGGCGATCAACGAAAGCGACATGATCCTGAAGCCCGATCTCGATGCCGTTTATGACGATCCTTTTTCGGCGACGCCGATGCTCGTCATCTTCTGCGACATTGTCGAACCGTCGACCGGCGAAGGCTATACCCGCGACCCGCGCACCACGGCAAAGCGCGCCGAAGCTTATCTGGGCACCACCGGCATCGGCGACACCGTCTATGTCGGCCCCGAAGCCGAATTTTTCATGTTCGATGATGTCCGCTTCGAAACCGGCTATAACAAGTCGGGCTTTGAAATCGACGATATCGAGCTGCCGACCAATACGGGCCGTCGTTATGAAGGCGGCAACCTCGCCCATCGTCCGCGCGCCAAGGGCGGTTATTTCCCCGTCGCGCCGGTAGACAGCGCCGTCGACATCCGCGCCGAAATGGTCACGACGATGCTGGAACTGGGCCTGCCGTGCGACAAGCATCACCATGAAGTCGCCGCCGCGCAGCATGAGCTGGGCCTGACATTCGGCACGCTGACCCAGACCGCCGACCGGATGCAGATTTACAAATATGTCGTGCATCAGGTCGCCCATGCCTATGGCAAGACCGCGACCTTCATGCCCAAGCCGATCAAGGACGACAATGGCAGCGGCATGCACACCCATTTTTCGATCTGGGAAAAGGGCAAGCCCCTGTTCGCGGGCAATGGTTATGCCGGCCTCAGCGACATGTGCCTCTATTTCATCGGCGGCGTCGTGAAGCATGCCAAAGCCCTGAACGCCTTCACCAACCCGACGACGAACAGCTACAAGCGGCTCGTCCCCGGTTTTGAAGCGCCGGTGCTGCTTGCCTATTCGAGCCGCAACCGCTCGGCCTCGTGCCGCATCCCCTATGGCGCGGGCGCCAAGTCGAAGCGCGTCGAATTCCGCTTCCCCGACGCGATGGCCAACCCTTATCTCTGCTATGCCGCACTGCTGATGGCCGGCCTCGACGGCATTCAGAACAAGATCCATCCGGGCGACGCGATGGACAAGAATCTCTATGATCTGCCGCCCGAAGAGCTGAAGGAAGTGCCGACCGTTTGCGGTTCGCTGCGCGAAGCGCTCGACAGCCTGGCGGCCGATTATGACTTCCTGCTGAAAGGCGACGTGTTCACCAAGGACCAGATCGACGCCTATATCGAACTGAAATGGGAAGAGGTTTATGCCTTTGAGCAAACCCCCAGCCCCGTCGAGTTCGACATGTACTATAGCGCCTGATCGTTCGCGATCAGCTTGCGCTTTGGGGCGTCCGGTTCGGGGGGACCGGGCGCCCCTTTTCATGTGGGTAGGATGGTCGCCTCCTTCGCCGCAAGGCGGGCGGGGGACCGAAGTTTGCTTCTGCCTCGTCATCCCGGACTTGATCCGGGATCCACGACGACGGGGAGCCATGGATCCCGGATCAGGTCCGGGATGACGATGATGGTTTTGCCCTCCGCTCCGATATCGAGCCTTGCTGTCGGCAGCCCCCTGCCATCGCAAACCACAGAACGGACTTGGGAAGTCGAGCGGTCATGGCGCTGGCCGATGCGGTTTGGTCAAAAATAAACAGTTCAAGCCTCGATTATTTCAAGCGCGATTGATCGCGCGCGCGGCAGAGGCGATTTCAAAGTTCAGTAAAGTTCAGCCTTGTGCGCACCCCGTTTGCGCCAGCCCGGCGGATGGTCCCGCGGGGTTTGGCCCGCACCGGCAAGACTGGGTGGCGAAGAGTGATGGACAGGTTGAAAGAGCCGGGTTGAAAGCTGTTACAAAGGGATGATGTAGGACAGGCTTTTTTGGGCAGCGAGCGGCAGGGCGGGCGTGGACCAAAGTTTGCCGCCTTACCTCGTCATCCCGGACTTGATCCGGGATCTACGACGACGGTGAGCCATGGATCCCGGATCAAGTCCGGGATGACGATGATGGTTTTGCGCTCCGCCGCGATATCGAGCCTTGCTGTCGGCAGCCCCTGTCATCGCAAACCACAGGAGGTATCCGGGAAGCAGAGCGCTCCGGCTTCTCAGCAGGGCGGTTTGGTCGAAAATAAACAATTCAAGCCGGGATTGAGGAAAAGGTCATGACGTCTGCCTCACCGCCTTTTGCGGATCGGATGAGGCGGGGCGGATGGCGCGCATCTGGCACGCCTGCTCAAGGATAATCCCTATCCGGGCTGACCGCTTGCCTTGAGCGAGCGGCGGCGGCACAAGGGCGGGCGAAGGAGCCTGCTCAAGCCATGACCATGCCGCGCCGCGCCGTCCCTGCCCTCCGCCTGAAAAATCTTGTCCTTGCCGCTGCTTTTGCCTGTGGCCTTGTCGCGGCGCCGTCCGCCGGGGCGCAGCTTACGCCTGCTGAACAAGTGATGGCCGAAACGGTGACGGCGGAGCAGGAGCGCAATATCGCGCTGCTCGAAAAGCTGGTGAACCAGAATAGCGGGTCGCTGCATATCGAAGGCGTCGAGAAGGTCGGTGCGATGATGCGCGCCGAGCTGGAGCCGCTGGGGTTCAAAGTCATCTGGAAACCGATGCGCGAGACGGGGCGCGCAGGCCATCTGATTGCAACGCACAAGGGGCGCGAAGATGGCAAGCGCCTGTTGTTGATCGGTCATCTCGACACGGTGTTTGAGCCGGACTCGCCCTTTCAGCGCTTTGAGCGGATGGGCGACAAGGCGAAAGGCCCCGGCGTCGGCGATAACAAGGGCGGGATGACGGTGATCGTCGCCGCGCTGCGCGCAATGCAGGCGGCGGGGACGCTGAAGGACGCCAATATCGAAATTCACCTGACGGGCGATGAGGAGGATAGCGGCCATCCGCTGGAGGTGGCGCGCGCCGACCTGATCGCGGCGGGCAAGCGCAGCGATGTGGCGCTGGGCTTTGAAGGGCTGGTGCGCGACGGCGGCGCCGACATGAGCTCGATCGCGCGGCGGAGCTCCGAAAGCTGGCAGGTCACCGCCAGCGGCAAGAGCGGGCATAGTTCGGGCATTTTCAGCGCCCATGCGGGCGATGGCGCCATTTACGAACTCACCCGGATCCTTCACCGTTTCCGCACCGAATTGCCCGAGCCCAATCTGACCTTCAACGTCGGGCTGGTCGCCGGGGGGCAGGAGGTTTCGCTCGATGAGGGGAAGATCCGCGCGAGCGCGAGCGGCAAGACCAATATCATCGCAGGCACCGCCATTGCGCGCGGCGACCTGCGCACTTTGTCGGCCGAGCAGGCGGCGCGGGTAAAGGCGAAAATGGCGGCGATTGTCGCCGATCATGCGCCGGGAACCTCGGCGACCCTCGCCTTTGACCCCGGCGGCTATCCGGCGATGGCGCCGACCGAGGGCAATCGCGCGCTGCTTACCCGGCTGAATGCCGTGAACCGCGACCTGGGGCTCGCGGAAATGGCGCCGCTCGACCCGCTGAAACGCGGCGCGGCGGATATCAGCTTTGTCGCGCCCTTTGTCGACAGCCTCGCGGGGCTGGGCAGCTATTCGACCGGCGACCATGGGCCGCAGGAAACGGTCGACCTGCCGAGCATCGAGCGGCAGGCAACCCGCGCCGCGATTTTGATGTCGCGACTGGCGGCGGAGAAACGCTGAGCGGGGATGTCTTTTGAAACGGCACCGGCCCGCTCCCCCGCCCGGCGCCGCCAATCTTAAAGCGATTGCCCGTCGTCGACGGTAATGACGCTCCCCGTGACCCCCAGCGAGGCGTCGGAG
This window harbors:
- a CDS encoding peroxiredoxin translates to MTIKPGDKLPETTLVKATENGPEQVSTADYFKGRKVALFSVPGAFTPTCSAKHLPGFVEKADALKAKGIDEIACTAVNDAFVMGAWGKGANADAITMLADGNGDFAEAVGLTMDGKAFGMGKRGQRFSMVVNDGVVEQLNVEAPGEFKVSSADHMLEQL
- the clpA gene encoding ATP-dependent Clp protease ATP-binding subunit ClpA yields the protein MPSFSESLEKTLHNALKAASERHHEYATLEHLLHALIDDDHAAEVMRACGVALVDLQSAVVHYLDTELDSLRVEGHSDPSPTSGFQRVVQRAILHVQSSGKDEVTGANVLVALFSERESYAVYFLQQQDLTRLDAVSYLSHGVGKGGKPAAQAEAEEKEETKDKDAAKNKKETALDQFTVNLNEKAKGGKVDPLIGRNAEVDRTIQILCRRSKNNPLYVGDPGVGKTAIAEGLARKIIEGEVPDVLKEAVIYSLDMGALLAGTRYRGDFEERLKQVVTELEGLPHAILFIDEIHTVIGAGATSGGAMDASNLLKPALSGGVIRCIGSTTYKEFRNHFEKDRALLRRFQKIDVIEPSLEDTKKILAGLRDAFEKHHSVKYTADAINAAVDLSARYINDRKLPDKAIDVIDEVGAMQMLVAPSKRRKTITAKEIEAVIATMARIPPKSVSSDDKKLLETLETDLKRVVFGQNTAIEVLSSAIKLSRAGLRDPEKPIGNYLFSGPTGVGKTEVAKQLASIMGIPLQRFDMSEYMERHSVSRLIGAPPGYVGYDQGGLLTDAIDQNPHCVLLLDEIEKAHPDLFNILLQVMDNGRLTDHHGKTVDFRNVILIMTTNAGASDMARESIGFGNATREDVQEEAVKKMFTPEFRNRLDAIVPFGYLPPEVVARVVDKFILELELQLADRNVHIQLDEAAREWLTAKGYDKLYGARPMGRLIQEKIKQPLAEELLFGKLVHGGEVKVKMKKEEDAKVGNPLAFEITPTPPKGAKGKGKAKTQDSDTEKTAD
- the map gene encoding type I methionyl aminopeptidase, with protein sequence MYNYVSVTAAEAGAPTAVRDGTIKLHDAAGFAGMRKAGRLSAEILDALVPFIQPGVTTAAIDAKVREMMLAGGGIPATLGYRGFTHSCCTSINHVVCHGIPDDKPLRDGDIINVDVTSIIDGWHGDTSRMYLVGDVGIKARRLVEVTYESLMLGIEQAKPGNTIGDIAHAIQQYAEKHRYSVVRDFCGHGLGQLFHDAPEVVHAGRPGTGPELRPGMFFTIEPMINTGKYAVKMLPDGWTAVTRDRSLSAQFEHSIGITEDGCEIFTASPKGLNAPPWQ
- a CDS encoding P-II family nitrogen regulator, translated to MKKIEAIIKPFKLDEVKEALHDVGVSGITVTEAKGFGRQKGHTELYRGAEYVVDFLPKVKLEVVVEDGLAERVVEAIAAAAQTGRIGDGKIFVMPIEGALRIRTGERDEDAL
- the glnA gene encoding type I glutamate--ammonia ligase; this encodes MATKPKDIIARIKENDIEWVDLRFTDPKGKWQHLTMCAGVIDEDSLEDGLMFDGSSIAGWKAINESDMILKPDLDAVYDDPFSATPMLVIFCDIVEPSTGEGYTRDPRTTAKRAEAYLGTTGIGDTVYVGPEAEFFMFDDVRFETGYNKSGFEIDDIELPTNTGRRYEGGNLAHRPRAKGGYFPVAPVDSAVDIRAEMVTTMLELGLPCDKHHHEVAAAQHELGLTFGTLTQTADRMQIYKYVVHQVAHAYGKTATFMPKPIKDDNGSGMHTHFSIWEKGKPLFAGNGYAGLSDMCLYFIGGVVKHAKALNAFTNPTTNSYKRLVPGFEAPVLLAYSSRNRSASCRIPYGAGAKSKRVEFRFPDAMANPYLCYAALLMAGLDGIQNKIHPGDAMDKNLYDLPPEELKEVPTVCGSLREALDSLAADYDFLLKGDVFTKDQIDAYIELKWEEVYAFEQTPSPVEFDMYYSA
- a CDS encoding M20/M25/M40 family metallo-hydrolase, producing the protein MTMPRRAVPALRLKNLVLAAAFACGLVAAPSAGAQLTPAEQVMAETVTAEQERNIALLEKLVNQNSGSLHIEGVEKVGAMMRAELEPLGFKVIWKPMRETGRAGHLIATHKGREDGKRLLLIGHLDTVFEPDSPFQRFERMGDKAKGPGVGDNKGGMTVIVAALRAMQAAGTLKDANIEIHLTGDEEDSGHPLEVARADLIAAGKRSDVALGFEGLVRDGGADMSSIARRSSESWQVTASGKSGHSSGIFSAHAGDGAIYELTRILHRFRTELPEPNLTFNVGLVAGGQEVSLDEGKIRASASGKTNIIAGTAIARGDLRTLSAEQAARVKAKMAAIVADHAPGTSATLAFDPGGYPAMAPTEGNRALLTRLNAVNRDLGLAEMAPLDPLKRGAADISFVAPFVDSLAGLGSYSTGDHGPQETVDLPSIERQATRAAILMSRLAAEKR